The genomic DNA GCATCTGAGATCTCTTCTGACTGTATTTTGAAGCACAAAGGAATTTCtaagaaatgttttatattaaataaaaaactgaTCGCTTTGTCCAGAATCATCAACATTTTTCTGGGAaaatgaacatgaaaaaaacacagacGACGATGTCCTTCTGGATGCATGCAGTGGTGGGGTGTAAAAGAAgtgccctcctgccccacatcTTAAGGCTTTGGATTGCTTTGTGTCACTGCCTTAGCTTGTAAAACTGGTCATAAAATTACAGCATCTTAAAGCTCCTGCCACACCTCTTGTTCCCATGCTCACATGTAGCCCTGGCCTCCACAGGCCCGTTGTAAACTGAGTATGGGAATATTTagttattttccctttttttagtATTACATCCTCATATTTTCTTTGTGGAATATAATGGAATCTCCTAAGTTCTAATTATTACAGCTGAAAAGAGGCAATTTTCCATTTCCTGACATTCTTTTTATACAGGTTAAAATTTCTCTGtcttaaagaaaggaaatatattgTTGTAATAGATTATTTCCTATCATGTACGCATTAATTACACATCTTCAGTTAGTGTTTAAACCACGTACTTCAGAGAGAGACAAAGAATTGTTTGAAGTAGTTTTATAGAAAAAGAGGCAAACCCTTAGGTTTTGCTGTCGTTGCATTCTTTAATAATTAGTATTCCCTTAATCTGTCTGAAAAATTGAATAAACTATAATGCTAATTAAAATATAGGAAACTGCTACTTAAGAGGTCAATCTTTCTTGTCTGATTCAGACAAATCAAATTCCTTTTTTGGTGGCCCACTTTACAAGAGAATAATGATCTCAGACATTTCCACACTACAGTTGGAGCCTATACCCAGGAACCAGAGACATCACTCCATTTCTTCTTAACCAGGAATGACAGTGAGCTATTCTGCATGTGGAAATGGGAAGAAGTGAAAAGGAAGTGGTTTTGGCtaaagcagcacaggagaaaagTAAGCTTATTTTTACACGCAGACTCCAAGTATGAAACTTCATTTTCCATGCTTATAAATGCCATCTCATGTGGGTTCAATTTTTCCTCTAAGTGTAGGAAACAAGAGAAGAAACTTTGTTGCCATACAGAAAATATTGGCAACGTGGGATATGTGGGTGTGTACGTGGTATCACATTATTCCactcaaacatttaaaaaaaaagaactaaaaatgtGTACAATGAGGATCAAGTATATCTCAGCAGAGAAGGCAGGTCTGACAAAGGATGGAGCCGCATGGGCATAGGCTGCCAAGGTCCTTCAGAACTGGTGCTTCTGAGCTGCCAAAAGCATGTAGGAACTAAGTACTGTTACAGCAGCTGAAGCACTGAAAGAGATTCAATGCAATGAATGTAAGGAGGGGAAGCTGAAACAGATGATGTGGTCACATCAACTCCAGCTAGGGGCCTGTTCATCCCCTGTAGCTCCCTCAACAGTTTGTATAGAGAGGCAGGAAAACACTCTGTGGGCTATTGAagagtttaattttctttgatgTAACTTAATACTCACAAATAATACTAGTAAACATCTATCTCTCTGTAAAACTATGTGGCTAAAAGTATTTGTGTGTGTAAAACTgtacagaaaaaaggaaacaagcaCTTTATAGATAACATAATATGAATTTGATGCTTGGGAAATGTATCATTATGCTTTTAAGCACATatcaagcattttttcttttttgttagtATGCTCAGGACACTAAATACTTAACCTTATCCTATCAATGGCATTCatctaaatgaaatgaaatgacagATTGTATCACTTGGCCAATTCGAGATTTAGCTTAGGTTATTTAATTATCTGGCTAACTCCGGCTGAAGTTCAGTGATCCAAAACAGGTGAAATTCTTCATGCAGTCTGCGATAAAATCTTTATGATCAGAACAGTGTATACGTTTTTAGCTCCTTCTCTTACACAGTTACTATGTATTGTCAATGGTGAAAACATTAGACttaattttctgtatgtttatGTCTGAGGAAGCAAAATAtctttctgtgtttgaaatgaaaagaaactgcGGCAAGGCTtgaagacatgaggaaaaaagggCATTACATGCAGGAAGGAGTCTACAGAGTTCTTATGTTAAAATTCACAAGTggataatgaaatatttaaaagtatcTAAAGATATTACTCTAAAAATAACAAACGTTGACCTAGATGTGCCTGGcagttcagttctgctttcttaGCAGTGTTGCCTTAAGTCAACACCAAGCACTTTACAAGTTTGGCTCAGACCATGTATAGACTAAAAAAACTGTAAGAcaaatttcctttctcattcaTTATACTGTCAGCATTAGGTGCAAAACCTGAAAATCAAATAGGATCTAATTCCatccctgagaaaaaaaaaagatcaaaccACTGAATGCATGATTTGCTGTCATCCCAACAGAGGAGCATCAGATACAGCTTCACAATTTCCTGAAACAAATATTGTTTGAGGTCAACCAGAGAAAACCAGCTCAAATTTGTGTAAACTTGCACATATACTTCTAAGAATCATTTAACTTTTAAGAGCCATTTAcatgtcttttgttttgtttgtacatAATAAAAGGAGTTAGTTTGGtcacagtattttctgtttctaatatatatatttaatgaaatacagCTTATCTATAGTTATAtgtataacatatatatatgtaacatacattatatatataactataCATAACTATATATAACTATAATGCAATGGATGATATCTTACAATTTAAAGTCCAGGCTCTCCTGCAGTGAGGGTCTAAAGTTGCCATCTCTTGGCTGTATCAATATACCCTTATTAGCCAGCTGAAGCATACAACCAGTGAATTCAGTACTATAAGCTGACCTTCACTGTGTATATgcaaaaactgaataaaaatgtttcttttcttttcccattagTGTTTGTGCCCATTTGAAAGCTGTAATATTAAATTTACAAGGAACACAGACACCAGCAAAACAGCAGGtatcttaaaatattaaagagcaaaaataacaaaattcttGGTGTATCCTCTGTCTAAAATATCTGCCCAACTTAAACCATTACTTAAAATAGTAATTGAGGCTTATAGGCATTATTctatatttcttctttgatgTCTTCATTGCTGCTGAGACTCTACCATGAGTACATATAAAGTCCTTAAGGACCTTAATCAGTCTCCAACTGAGAGTTCAGCCCCACAGACCCTGCCTGCAGGCCCAGGAGCCCATACAAACTCAGGCCTGGGCATTCACTCCctgtctgagctctgctgtcagaGTGACTGTTTTTCAGCTCTGCTACAGCTATGCTTGTGTTTGGCTGTGCACCTTGTTGGCTCTGATCCATGCATAGGCTTCTTGGCTTGGCCTTGGCCCAGACTAATCACTGCAATTCTGCTTTGTGATTACTGGGCTGTATTTGACCCTTGATAGACCTGACCCTGAACCTTATGTATATATATTGACTTTCTAGCTTGACCTTTGAACTGACCCTGTCTGGATAACAATGGATAACAGGAGCAACAAGGGAACCCACAGAGACTGAACATCTTGATTTCCAGTCTTAGTTTTGCCCTCACAGTACGAGTGAAATTAAGTTGTGCAGTACAGAATGGTAACAATGCTATTTCATTACTGTAATGTACAAGGCAAGTCTTGGGGTGAAGTATGTATTTAAGGAGGACATGGGTAGAACCCTTGAATGTATGAAATCTTTTTCCTCAAACAGCCATAAGAAGTTCTTCAGCAAAATCAGCTTCATAAGattttgatcttttagaaagTAGAATCAGCCTATTAGTGCAATGCTACTCAATGTGACAAATGTTAAGAGGATGAAGCAAAGACTTGTTAATAGACATTCTAAAATCATTATATTCAAACACTacaacagaggaaaaaggaatgtGAAATTAAATCTTGATTGTTTCCACTTTACTCATAATGCTTCATCCTTTTTCTTAAGGGTGAAacttttgtggtttttcttgTTATGGACGCCTTCAAGACTGCAGAAACTATTCCTAATTTCAGCACAGTAAACTAAAGACCTTTTCATACTTTTTGGATGCTAAGGGAACACCTTAGAATAACACACAGTTTAGAAATCAATGCCCTTGTTGGGATGAAATGTGAGCTACTTGAATTCAAGAGCTTGGTTCCAGCTCAACATGCttattaatttcttattttcaacaCAGGTTTTTCAAACTGGCATTTCTTGAGGAAATAGTATTCTGTCAAAAGTTCTTAGCCAGCTTAACTTGTGCAGTGCTTGAAATAAGCATGGGCTTGAGTTCCTGGACAGTAAGAGATGAAACAACTACATCACTCTGAAATGAATGGGACTTGGATGCTTAACACAGCATTGTGGATTTTGCAAACCTTTCTGCCTCAGTGACCTGAGtctaaaaatacaatttataactgaaaaaaagtccTGAAACAACAGAGTCCCTCACCAGTTCTATCAGAGACTTTTCAATATAAAATTAAACccagttttcaaaataagagCCACAAGATGGCAGAAGAGAACAGGAAACGTGAAAAGATTGTTGTGCTGAATGCTTGTTCTAAATATATAACACTCCTCAATTCtaaagcacagctgaaggtTCCTGGCTCTATTTTAAAATCGAATGGACATGAATATAATTCATTAGTGactatgttttaaaaacagtctCAGCTTTGAAGTTTCTGAAGGCAATTCTACAGTGAATGCTAACATTGCAATAACAGTTCAGGTTATGTGGTACAGTTAGGACATGGAACATGCACTGTGTTTGTAGATTGTCCATATTCCCTCACCTTATCACAGTATGAGGTGTCTGGTAGCTGTTTTCCAATTGCCATTCTTAATTTCTACTCAATTGACCATACAGTGAATTTTGCAGTTCTAGAAGACATAATCTTAACTCTTACAGTTATGACTATTTAATCTGTACTGGAAGACCTTATAGCATCCTTTCCATTAATTCTATCACTTAAATGACTGACATTTTACACATTccataaaaatagcttttttttatCCGAaactttccatttattttaaccTAAATGAATGCAGTTAAAAATATTGAATCCTTCCTAAGAACAACAAccataactttaaaaataactatactttataaagcaaaagaaaacattaaagaatgAAACAAGATAGAAATCTATTATCTCTCAACCTATCAGTACAAGaattttttctgtacttttcttAGTAATTGTGTTATAAAGCTTCAGAAATCTTAGATGCCATCACATCCTTGTCATACCCAACTTGTTATGTTAGCAGGAGCAGTGTAAGCCACTCAGCCTCTCAGCAGAGAGCATTATGACTTCATACCGCATTTTacagcaatatttttctttaacctATTAACAGTGGAGATCAAACTGAGTTTCCAGataaagaacatttttagtGATTACTTGACCAGACAagaaagcatttagaaaaaccTAGAACTGCCTTGCAACAGAAGTTACTTCACTTCCTTCTCTGTTCCTGTATGCTTAGCTTCCACAGTCaaacttctcattttcattctaaGAACATATGTTTCTTTAATCTGAATTGACATAcctcttttgcttttcctctccaaCTAGATGCAAAACTTTCTTACTCTTCTTCCCTTACCCATACATGCAGGAAAGGAAGCAATGCAAGAGTCGTAGTTGTAGGAAATAAAGACAAACTTCACCACTGTTAATATTCTCTAATTTTGCATCTTCTCAAGTGCTTATTCTCTCACATGCTTGTATATGGGAGAATTTGCACATTGTCCATGATACTTGCCCTCTTCTAGGTTCTTTTACTCCTTTCACTCAAGTCCTGCCTacaatctttctcttttaagtCTTGTTAATAGTAACCCTAATAAAGTTCCGTAACTGTACTCTCAACTGTCCTTCAGATATCCCTTAActtttgctctgcttcttcctggTGAATGTTCTGCTGATTtgattaaagaaacaaaattctttaTTTAGAATAATGCAGCTCTCTGTTTTCTACCTCCAAACAAGggtcttccatttcttttgtcACAAAACTCCACAAAACTCCACTCTCCTAATCCGCACCTCTGTAACAACTATTTTACCATGATGtttacagaaaacaataaaaggCAATAAAAGGCCTTTGAGACCcgtatttttcctctgttagtttttttttttaatgcttgttgAATATTGGCTTCAATCCTGTTAGTACATGATGAATTTCCTTTATGCAGCACGACTCTACTATAGCATATGTGATAAATTCCTGCTGTATGCCCATAGAATGTTCATCGGGCTGATAAGATTTAAGTTAGAGCTTGATGTTAGAAGATTCTCATTTTTTACAAACAAATGAGAAGTTCAAAGCAcctggaatctttttttttttctttttacctccCAGTACACAGTGTTCTGAGCAGTGTTGCATTGATTCCACGTAATGTTCCGTGCACTTCAGTGTAAGCTGAGGTGATTTGACTCAGGTGACTGAAGTCACCCCACTTagctcagcctttcttcttgCTGTGTCATGAGAAATAGCTAGACACTGAAGCCACAGAGACAGGCTTCATAAACAAGGACCACAGAATTGGGaagtaagaaaaacaagaggaacTTAAGCAAGATGAAACCTCATTTTTCTCAGACAGAATTTGGAATACCTGAGATATCACTGAGTTATCTGAGTTTATTAGTAAGACTGCTTTTGTCTCCAGGTCACTACTTGGAACTGCCTGGGATCAAGGGAATTGTTTGCTATTAACATTCCAATACAATCTACAGAATGAACATAAAATGTAGTCAACAGCAGTCATGAAGTATCACCATCATAAGATGCAGCATTTTGCACCAGATCTATGCCAGGTTTTAGGTTTGGCTGGGATTCAGTATTTTAAGGCAAGAATATCCAATGTCTGCTGGCTGAATGGCCTGTTTTAGCGTGTAGTACTGTCAGACCTCAGGTTAGTATAAATGGAGTGGTAAATGTTGCAGCATTGACAGGTGTGTTGTAtacatttaaaaggaagaagcagtCAACCATGTCATCAGCTTATACGTCTACATCGACTCTTGTGGATCTGCTTATGTTACAGCCCTGCTGCCAAAATATTACATCAGTGGCTCTTATCAGTGCAAACCAGCATTTGCAAGAATTAGCTCCATCTGCTTTGTAGAAAGGTGAAATTAGTCAAGGCTGCTGCTTTAGCATCCTTTACTGCAGTAGGCAATACTGCACAGACTATGTATCTGGTCCCTAAGCTCTTTATAGTTCATCCTGGGTTGGGCATTAGGcattaaaatgcaagaaatgcaCCTGGAAGGCTTCTTGAATAGCAAATAGCACCAGAAGAGATGGAtgcctcacacacacacatgatTAAACGGCTTAGCTGATCTCCTAGGATTGATGATAACTAGGTGCAGGACAGACTGATAGAAAATTCCACTCAGATACTGTTTTTTCCTAGATGTAAGTTGTGAAGGTTTCCTGTGCCCTAGGACCCTAACTAAGTTACACTATTTTTGTGCTTATTGTCCCTTCATCAGTTCTGTTGTCATTGAATAGAATGACTGTTATCTCAAAAACGTACTAGGaaatatctttgcttttttataCAGTAGATAATAAAGTTGCTACCATTATTAGAAGGTACTGCTATATTTAATATGCTAGCAGCAATTAAGGAATAATTATTGGGGTGAAAAAAGTGGTAGTTTTATTGGATTAAATTTAAAGGATTTCATCTGCTTCTTACTCTGCTGTAAACAAGGTCCTGCTgaagttttctctcttttaatctCAGTGAAGGAGTCCAATTGATGGAAAGTCATTGGTGTGGGAAAGTATGGTGTGGGCTTCCTTttcaatgagaagaaaaaatgtctttttcatagAAAGCAGGAATAACAAATACGTATGCAAAATGATTAGAAATATTCTATTAATATATAAggatttatttctctgtgttatTCCACTTCACAAGCTAAATTGATGTCACTCAAATTTCCTTGTCTTAAATAATAAGCTCTTCAAAATTAAGTTCTAGTTAGTCCTTCACAATTTCTCTGTAATATGAGTTACAAAACTATTTGCAGCTGTCCAAAACACAATCTGCAGGATATTACAATAGAAAGATAGTAACAGTAAGTCTTAGTAGTCAGTAGTTATCTTCATCTTATTACAAatcaatgattaaaaaaataagcaaaagaaagtataaaaaatgtcaagcacaaacagaaattaaaaatacccATTGAAAGCAAACATCTGATGCCATGCAGTTTTTTCAGTGAGTTTgcattcacaaaagaaaaataaattccttgcAAGTCCTAAATGTATTTGCTTCTTTAAAGCAAGTTTTACTCtattttacaagagaaaaaaaaaagcttctatGTGCAAGGTGAAATTCTTAGGATATCAGGCACTTCATACTATTGCCATAACATTCTTACATGTAAAAGAATCTCACCGATGTCTCCTTCCCTCACTGTAGGCTTTGATTAAATTCCTCCAGAACTTTACTAGACATCTTGAGAGCTCAACTGAGTCAAACCATTTGAGAATACTCATACTATGAATATTAGATATATCAATAGTTCAGTTGCCACTGAGTTATGTATATAAACCAAGTATAGCTTGAGGTCTGTAACTGTCATGAAACACAGATTTCTTGTATCTTTTTCTGAAGATGCATGGCATTCCTAATACTTTACTTCACATTAACATAAGATTCTTCTGTAAATGAATTTGTGTAAAAGTTGTTACTTTTAAGCCTAAATGAAGTCCTGTATAAAAATTTTATGTGCCATTAATCATCTTGAAATCCATTCTTACCCATAATAAGAATCCAAGCTTGCTCACTTAGAACTTCAGATTATATATATGGGGATTTTTTGACCACTTCAGGTTTTGCTCcacaaaaacaagttttaaatttccaaattttgttttccatgtaaatgttgttttccacattttttctaaaaatcacAACTCTACTGCAGAGTAAAAATATTGCATTCCTTACTTCAAACCTCCAGCCACCTTGATGAGGTTCTCAGCATCGTTGAAGTGCCCGATTCTGTGATGTGGATACCAGCTTAGGAACCAAACAAGGCTTTACTGAcaactcttttaaaacatacaaaacTGTACTAACATTTACTTGTCCCTACGTGTAAGAACTACTGAGTGGATGCCCCAGGACCCCGTTATTAACTAAGTTTATGTTCTTTGTTAGAGATTTTCCATGCCTACTGAAGCAGTCTCTTGTTTGACTACAGAATGACTCTTCTTCTTGTCTTCGTCTGTTACAGTCTGACTCATCTGTTCAAAGAGTTTGGATATCTTGGCAATTCTCAGGTGATTCTGAAATTTTCGTGCAGCAAAAGCATAAAGTAGAGGATTAATGCAGCTACTGACAAACACAAGTGCTCCAGAGATATACTCTCCTATGTCTACAATTTTTTCCAGAGTCAAATACATTTCCTCAGAGTGCTCTATCTCAATTGAAATGATATCTAGGATGTTGAAAAGATGATGAGGAAACCAGCACAAAATGAATGCCACCACAATGCTGGTAATGAGCCGTTCTGATCGCTGCTTTGACCGGTAAGTCATTTTGCTTATTCTTTTTGCAACACACACATAAGAGGTGCATATAATTAGAAAAGGAATTACAAAACCTGCAAGAGTTTCCAGCAAAAGATACGACACTTTCTGTTTAATAGAGGAGTAGTTGCGACACGTGCATTGCTGCCCACCATTGATTTCGTCTGTCTCTTGAAATGGAATGATAGAAATACCAAGAGCTATAGACAGGAACCAAATGAAGACCATGATTATAGAAgtcttttcctttgttctgtatCTCTGAACAGCAAAAGGGTAAAACACAGCCATTAATCTCTCCAAGCTCAGTGCTGTAATCAGAAATATACTAGCATACATGCTGCAGTAAATAATGAAGACCAGTATTTTGCAGAAGATGATTCCAAAAACCCATGAGTCAGCAAAGGAGTAAATCCAGATAGGCAAAGTGATCAGTACGAGGATATCTGCAATGGCCAGGTTCAAGATCAGCAGGACTGAAGGAGACACTTGCTTCATTTTAGTACAAACAGTCCAGATGACAATGCAATTTCCAGGAGTCCCAATAATAAATGACAAGCTCAGTATCACGCAAACTACCAGCTTCACAGTGCTCCATGTCACATGGGTACTGGTTTCCTCAGCTTGACTCATTCTGGATATTCTTCAGGCGTTTTCGAAAGGTAATATCCTTGGCACTTTGCgttctgcttttattctgaCAGTGCAAGCAAGCAATCTCAGAGAAACTTCCCTTACTGATATCATGTAGTCTAGTAAGGCATGTGACCTCACATCCTAATGCTCACAAACATCTGACTGCATACGTTCCTGTTGTTTAGGAAAACAGTATGCATTTTTgcatgcaaagcaaaaatagaaatacagtgTTGTGTTGTGCCTGGCTTTCCTCTTAATTGCATATCCATCACACCTAGCAGATTTTACAGCATGAAGATAGTTTTTCAGAAGtccctttttttaaaatagcctGCTACTTGGTTAAAACTGCCTGTGAGCAGAGTGAGGAATTATTGTACGCTCAGTCTTCAAGTAATCTCTTTTCTAAAAATTCAGGAGAGGTCTGTTGATTGTGCCTTAGAAACATGCTGACATAAAGAAACCAGCTTTTGCAGAGACAAGTGCAATAAAGTGAGAGGGAGTTGTTTTTCTAATGTTCTTCAATCAAACAAAACCACCAGAATGGTCTGCATGTAAGCTTAGGAGGAAACAGTCTGTTTCTCAGAAAACATATATTTCCATTGTCCTGCTGTGCCATCAATATGCTATCACATAAACCCCTAGAAAATTCGGTAGTTAATGCAGTATTCAAATCTTTTGTGAATCAGAAGTTCTTCACTGTCTACCCAAAGAATATATAAGTACTACTTTGTTACTATGATgtcagaacattttattttgaagtctggttccaaataattaaaagagGAACTAAAAGAACAGCACCAACAAAAAGAGGCAAGTCACAGAAGTGAAACTAGAACgggattttctttaaaataagcaCTGAAAGAAGGAATTATGCATACTGTGCTCTGCTTAAGACTGTGATACAGATCACTTCCTTAAATATTGAGGTAGAATTGCACAAACCTGGCAAATATAGCATCCAACATAACCAGAATGGAAAAAGGATTGCAATACCTCCTCCCAGCGCCAATCAGCTTAGCTGCTTTCGATCTCCTAAGAGTATAATGAGATCAACAGCAAATCCAAGAGTAACTCCATTGAAGTCAAGAATTACTTTATCAAAACACTGTGTGAGATTTTAATTTGGATTTCATCTGATACA from Lagopus muta isolate bLagMut1 chromosome 12, bLagMut1 primary, whole genome shotgun sequence includes the following:
- the LOC125699180 gene encoding leukotriene B4 receptor 1-like, whose translation is MSQAEETSTHVTWSTVKLVVCVILSLSFIIGTPGNCIVIWTVCTKMKQVSPSVLLILNLAIADILVLITLPIWIYSFADSWVFGIIFCKILVFIIYCSMYASIFLITALSLERLMAVFYPFAVQRYRTKEKTSIIMVFIWFLSIALGISIIPFQETDEINGGQQCTCRNYSSIKQKVSYLLLETLAGFVIPFLIICTSYVCVAKRISKMTYRSKQRSERLITSIVVAFILCWFPHHLFNILDIISIEIEHSEEMYLTLEKIVDIGEYISGALVFVSSCINPLLYAFAARKFQNHLRIAKISKLFEQMSQTVTDEDKKKSHSVVKQETASVGMENL